Below is a window of Rattus rattus isolate New Zealand chromosome X, Rrattus_CSIRO_v1, whole genome shotgun sequence DNA.
gaagaagtcaaaatatcactatttgcggatgatatgatagtatattttagtgatcccaaaaattccaccagagaactactaaagctgataaacaacttcagcaaagtggctgggtataaaattaactcaaataaatcagtagccttcctccactcaaaggataaacaggctgagaaagaattagggaaatgacacccttcacaatagtcccaaataacataaaataccttggtgtgactttaaccaagtaagtgaaagatctgtttgacaagaacttcaagtctctgaagaaagaaaatgaagatggcttagaagatggaaagatctcccatgttcatggattggcaggattaatatagtaaaaaatgggcattttgccaaaagcaatttatagattcagtgcaatccccttcaaaattccaatccaattcttcgtatagttagaaagagcaatttgcaaattaattttgaataacaaaaaacccaggataacaaaaaactatcctcaacaatgaaagaacttctgggggaatcatcctccctgacctcaagctgtattacagagcaaaagtcaTAAAGAcggtatggtactggtacagagacaggcagatagatcagtggaatagaattgaagacccagaaatgaacccacacacccatggtcacttgatctttgagaaaggagctaaaaccatccaatggaaaaaagatagcattttcaacaaaaggtgctggttcagttggaggtcagcatgtagaaaatgcaaatcgacccattcttactgccctgtacaaagcttaaatccaagtggatcaaggacctccgcatcaaaccagatacactcaaactaatagaagaaaaactagggcagcatctcgagcacatgggcactggaaaaaatttcctgaacaaaacaccaatggcttatgctctaagatcaagagtcaacaagTGGGAACTCATAATACTGCCttccttctgtaaggcaaaggacactgttgttaggacaaaatggcaaccaacagattgggaaaatatctttaccaatcctacatctgatagagggctaatatccaaaatatacaaagaactcaagaagttagactccagagagccaaataactattaaaatggggtacagagctaaacaaagaattctcagatgaggaatattaaatgtctgagaagtacctaaagaaatgttcaacatccttagtcatcagggaactacaaatcaaaacaaacctgagattccacctcaaaccagtcagaatggctaaggtcaaaaaactcagatgagaacagatgctggctagtatgtggagaaagaggaacactcatccattgctgtttgcaagctggtacaatcgttctggaaatcagtctggaggttcctcagaaaattggacattgcactacctgaatatccagctatacctctcctggtacgcaaatgatgctctaacatataacaaagacacatcctccactatgttcatagcagagttatttataatagaaagaagctggaaagaacccaggaacagaagaatggatacagaaaatgtggtacatctacacaatggaatactactcagctatcaagaacaatgactttatgaaattcataggtaaatggatagaactagaaaatatcatcctgagtgatattttcacccaatcacaaacacacacacatggtatgccctcgctgataagtagatattagcccaaaagctcgaattacccaagattcaatccacagaccacacgacGCTCAAGTagaagggagaccaaaatgtgggtgcttcagtccttcttaaaaggggaaacaaaaatattcataggagaggatatggagacaaagtttggagcagagactgaagaaatggccattcagagcctgacccacttGGGTatatagcccatatatatatacagataatacaaaactagataatattgatgaagccaagtagtgcatgcttacaggagcctgatatagctgtctcctgagaggctcagccagagtgtgacaaatacagaggcgaatgctttcAGCAAAGTATTGAACtggaatgggatccccgttggaggaattagagaaaagattcaaggagctgaaggggcttgcaacccttaagaacaacaatgccaacaaaccagatctcccagggactaaaccgttACCCAAAGACTATGGACTGGAACCATGAACTgacctatggcttcagctgcatatgtagcagaggatggccgtgttgggcaccaatggaagaagcccttgatcctgacAAGGGTAATGAGGCAGGAATGGTTGGGTGATGGGAGAGCAGTCTCATAGAGgcagtggagaggggagggaatgggatggggtttcgtggaggggaaactggaaagggggataacatttgaaatgttaataaaaaaaataaaaatggtaataaaaaatccaataaaaaaagaaaaatgttttgatgGTTTAAATAGTTTAGCTAGAATATCACAAGTAACTGTCTTTACCGGTAGTATTTGgacaagaaaaatattatttttatttttatttaagaaagcaaataatCCTTTTTACTAACACACTAGGAAACTTTAATATGTTTCAGGGTGAAATGTATTCACTAATTTTATTAAGGAATCTCATGATTTATAATATATGTAGTTCTCATAGATCTCATAAGTTATGATTGATTATGAGAGTTAATTATATATTGAAGTAGCTAATAGCCAATATAGCAATGAATAATAAAAGTCTTAGTCTCAATATCTggaacaatttgcaatttcagaaaataactttaaaataactaTCATTTTTCTCTATGCAGTAGCTTTTGTAGAAAATtaatctggcttttttttttttttttgagtaaccACAATACTCAAGATCTGTTGGGAAAGCTATTACTTTGGGTAAGCGTTTGggtcccttcctttttttcttttgataattatTACAGTTCACTGTAGGCCTGCAACATACACTTGTAATTCTAACGTTCAGGAAGTCTGAGACTTCAGCAATTGAAAGGACCAGAGTACAGGGTGAAAGCACTAGCCTACAAACTTTACAACCTCAGTTCAGAGCTTCAGAACCCATGTACAAACTTGATGTAAATCCAAGACGCCTCCaggaaaggagaagcagaaacagaatatTCTCCAGAAGCTCCCAGCTAGGGCCAGCAGCAGCAAAGAGATCCTACCTCAAGTAAGATGGATAGGCATGGCCCAGCACCCAAGGtcctcctctgactcccacacatGTGCTCTATTTGGCCCCATACAAATAACAAACTGGATAACAAATAAAGGACCTGTTTATGAACAATAGCCGTTAATAACAATAAATCCCACTCATCACTTTACACTAAGACCTTTAAGAAGTCCtaccttattttaaaattaacatttccgGACTCCAACATTTTGAATGGTTTATGTGGCCAATGTTAGAGCTTAAAGATTCTAAAAGATCATCATTGGAGtttatgtgagaaaaataattgagcaagtaagaaataaaaaacatgaaCAGATTTGAgaagcacatacatatgtacatacacacacataaattttaagTACTACAAGAAAGCTAATCTAATAGTTCTTTTCAGAGTAATTTCCaattgtttttgaaagaaaaatgaaaatcaaaacacaaatttcctttcttccttattcgtacttaaaaagaaatacagacaggttttgatttaattattcagaattttataatttctaaagATTATAGCATATatgaaaactacacacacacacacacacacacacacacacacacacacacacacacacacacacagagatataggaGATCATGAATATCCTTGATGTCTACCTGACAAACTATTTTGAGAGGAAGTCTATTAACTATCTGACAATGAGGAATTTAGGTAATTTGATCAGTCTTTATTTTCAAcataatttgtttaaaaagctATGCAATCAAAGCTTTACTGTTTATCAATCAAagttgcagaaaaaaaatgtgaacccATGTGCCAATTAAAATCTACTATGGCTTTGAAACTATCTGTAAAgtgaaataaagttttatttatggaATGGCATAAGCCAAGTGAGCTATAGCACTACAATCACTGTTTACTCATTCACCTCAGATtcagccaaaataaaaaaaaaaatctggattcgCATGACTTTTACATGGGAGAGCTCTGCAGAGATAAACTCAGAAACTATTCAATTCAAATTACCCCCACAGGCACAAAGAAAACTAGCATTGTGTGGATAGGCAAGTGAGgccagaaagataaaaagaataataagttTAACATgtaataaaatcattgttttaaccTACTGTCTGCACCAAAGCAACAAATTAACCAATTGTCACATCAAAAGAGTCCAGGAAATTCTTCAAATTATAGTCTAGATACCAGTGATGTtcatttatacatacaaataaaacaaaaagaaaccaggcagaaaagaatggaTATAAGGCAATATTgcaaaataatttggaaaaatcCCATCAGCTATTGAGAACAAACCTTTGAAACCTCCTGAACTACAGAACATAATTCCATTTAAACAATATTACTCTAGGCAATATTACTTCTGTTTTTGCTGTTCATACACATAgaattaataatttttgtttccagGAAAAACAGTTGTCTGAAAATTGCACAACCACTAACTATAACAAATTTAGCAATCTCATTCTTATTTTCACAGATCATGTTAGGGAGAAAACTACAAAATGTCAGATTAACATTTCAGAATGTATTTGAAAGTAACGAAGGGAAACTGATTTAGTTAGCAACGCTAAATAAAACAGACAGTTCCTACAGATGCTTTCCCTGTAAGACATTAAATAAACAGTGAAAAATGGCAaccattttaatttaataaaccAAATGCTGAACTTACTTCTCTGAGTTAAGTTTCTGCTTGACAAAACCTCTGCTATTTTGGCAAGTATTTTTTCTGGTCAAAGAAATGTGTACATTTTTGAAGCTCATGGTATTTAGTGAAATCACAAATGAGTCttttactgcctctgcctctttccttcttgcCCAAATGCTAAACTATATCAAACTGaataaaacaactttatttttgtcCCCAATGTGTCAGTATCAAGTACAAATGCTTAGACTGCTTCAGTGGGATTCACTAAATGGCCAAAAGAGAAACACTCAACTTACTTGCCATGGCTTCATCAGCTCTCTGACTCCTCTGGAGTCTTCTAGGAGCTTCTCTTTACGGGAAGCATCCTGTAGGACATTGGCAGTGGTTTCAGCTTCTGTAATCCAGGCAAGAAACTTCTCCAGGTCCAGAGGGAACTGTTGCAGTAATCTTTGAGTTTCTTCCAAAGCAGCCTCTCGCTCACTCACTCTGCAAAGGGACAAACAGGCAGATGGAATTCACAAATATCACGATGGTATATGCAATGAACTCAGTAAAATGAGCAAAGATGGTGTACTGCTGGAACTCTCCATTTAACCAACAATCAGAATACTAAGccctttgtttattatttatttctatttaatctAAAGGCCTCTTCTTAGAGGAAGGCACGCAAGTGGACctattaaaattaaacaacaatattctggggatgtggctcaatggtagagtgcctACTAAACTCACAACCCTTGGTTCAATCCCTGGGTAGTCCTgccaaaaatgaataataattaaaGTTTTGTATAAAAAATGGATACACACCcatgagagggagaaggagagagacatttTGGGCCTCACAAATGTTGTTCATAATGATTCCAAAATAGCTTTCTTTCAACTTTAAGTTTGTGTTGAAGTTAATCTTCATAGGCAGAACCTTAAATTCCCTTGCCGTGCCTATCTTTGATATAACCCCGAGGCAAGAAACAAGAATGAAATAAGTAAAgtaaaaaatcaggaaaatacaaatgggGACTTGGGATGTGAATACTGGAGGGGAATGTGGAAGGATGGATTGAAGGTGAGGAGAGGAAAACAGactaaaatgaagaaagatgCAAAGATAACatttcacagaaaaagaaattgtgcAAACTATCACTTTGCCAAACACTAACTGGTTAAAAGTTCTTCCTTAGGTTCATTCTGCATTACCTAGAGATGAGgacattttctaaaagaaaaaaaatgtatcaagtGGAAAATGTAGAAACTGACAAATCAGACAGACCAAgtggttcagtttccagtatcTTTTGCCTGTTGTGTGATATGGCTTGTTACTAATTTTTCTGATTTCACGTTTCCTCAGTAACTACTGTATGACGAACATCAACTTCACATATTATGACCACttattcttaattaaaatgttagTTCCTTCTGCCTACACCTCATGCTTGAtttccctatttttttaaaatggaagaaacaacAATCTcttatgagaattttaaaaatcctacTTTGCAATTGTATGTATTTCTATATaaagtgtattatatatgtatatttatagcaTATAATGTGTATAATGTGGATATTCACACAAATGCCCTGAGCAAAGGCCTACATAATAATAGCTCAGGAGGGAAATTTGCCTTAAGCAGTAACAGTTCCATCTAAAGAGATTCAGGTAAATTTTGTCTGCAATAAGGAAATTAGTTCTCTATTTAAATGCCTTATTTGCCTTCGACGACTACACAAACACTTTCTGGGATTAAACAGAAGCTAAAAATGGATTTCAAAAAATTGAACAGTCGAATATGATACACACTGCTTGTTAAGATGTGATTGTCAATAATTATGCAAAACTGCAATTTATTTTAGCAGCAACTTTATCATGGGATGTGCAAAGCAGGCAATAAACAACTCCTGCCGAGCTGGCGGCAGCAAAGCCCCCAGAAGAGGTATTTATTCATCATGGGTAAGATTTTTGCTGAGCACACAGTCTTTCACCATGTAGTCTCAGCATTCATACTGGATAAAAATCTTCTGTCTCCATTAACTGGTAGAGGAGAAAGTATGTTTATGAGGCTACCACTATTAGAGAAACATGACAATTGTACTAAGCTATTTATCAATTCCTAAGTAAATGTTAATGCTGTACAGGTAAAAGGTACCATGGGGTTCTGGTTAGGCAAAGTAGTTAAATCTGGGACAGCTGCAGGGCTAACTCGAAGTGCTGATTTTCCTAGTTTGTAGGTAAAAATGTCAATCCAAATAGAAACTCCCAAATTGCTATCTGTTTATGGGATTTTCAAAATTCCATGCCATTGTTACAGCTCTGAGAATATGAATATGAGTTAGGTATgtgctacacagggaaactctcGGGTAGATTCTGAATACCAACGGTACTGACTGGCAGAAGAGAGCGTTTTATGCAATTTATACTAAGACTTGTCCTGTCTCCAACTTAAAACATATGATAGAAATAAGCTATCTCCTTCTAGAAGATAAATGCTGGGTTATACATTGACTTATCTTTGAATATAGTCCAATTTCACATTCAATAAAAGGACATTATGAAATTCTCTCTTGGCAGAATGAAGTTTAAAAGATTAGACAGTGCACTGTATTTGAGTTGTCATCTTCATACTGGGGCATTCGATCCATCTGAGCGCCTCTGCTCTTCAATGAGAAACACCACTCACCTCCTGCCGCCACAGAAAGTAACCAGTAAATAACTTTCAAAGCAGGCTATAGGAAGTCAGAGGAAAGGGCTCTAGCCAGATGATGTGATTTTTACCCAAACCTACCAGCAGTTTTCTGCTTTGTAAATTGGGCCCTTGGGGAAGCAGAGGAACTTATTTTCAGCATTGTAAGGCACCATTTTCGTCAAGGATACCCTTGTGGTTTGAAATATTGACATCAGGctgaatattttcttattcagaaaatactttaaaaggaaTTCAATGGAAGCAATGGCAGAAAATCTCTCCAAAAGAATTATTTTCCAAACTTCTTGGATCATAGATGCAACTGTTATTTTCTACTTGTGTGGAGGTTTTAATGACTACACTCTCACTCCTGGGTTCAAGGAATGTACATTGAACCCGTATGTTTTAATTCTGTTAAATCTACTGAGGAATAAGTGAAAGGTACTTAATTTCCATATCTGTGCATTTAAATGAGCTCTAAATATGttaccttattttttattttcctcaaccATATGGCTATGGATGGCTTATGtgataaataaacatataaaatatgagaatcataaggaaataaaagattgGCAAAGGAGAAAAGACTGCAAACAAATTAGTTTAAAGTTCACTTATTTGGGCTATGCAATCCTATAGACCTTCAAGATAATTTCACTGTATTTTAAAGGTATAATGAGTAGACAAAAGAAGTTATAAAAAAAGCTCTTAAATAGTAATTACTGTATTAAGTACTTTTATATATAACAAAGCATAATTATCACATTTCAAACTAAGAATATGGTGATTTCTAAAGGTTTTTTCTAGTCCTAAGATGTCCTTTCTTAGTACATATATAGGGATGTTATGGGACAGTGCTTTCAAAATATGGTTCATGGACCAGCAGTCCCAGCAGCAGCATCTGAGAACTTATAAGAAATGCAAATTCTTAGACCTCAGGATAGACCCACTGAAAGAGAACTCCTTGGTTGGAGTTCAAACAGCTGTGTTATAGAAAGCCTTCCAGGCCTTTTGAACACATGCTAAACTTGGAAAATCACCTCTGCTGGGGACAAAAGTTTGAGAACTACTGTGTAAGTAGAAGCTGGGGTGTAATGCTCAGATCCCTGCTTGAGATTGGTAGACTTCTTGTCCAGGTTTCTTGGAGTGTTGCTGGCTAAAGTTTTTCAGTGTCAGCATTATTTGAGAATTGGACACAGTTAAAGGAGTCCCCCACTTCAAAGTTGTTCTCCTCATCCCTGAAGTAGGCACAACCCACATACGGGCGCATATCTGATATATGGTAAGTATGATCTAGTACATCAACTCAGGATGATCCTGAGGGTGACTCTGGTTCCTCTGGTTCCTCTGGTTCCTCATTTGAGTCAGGTAGGGACAATTGTTAGCAGTcatactcttttcttttaattggatattttatttatttacatttcaaatgttatcccctttccaggtttcccctctggaaatcccttctcccatcctacctcccccctgcttctatgagagtgctcaccTACCCACTCTTCCATTCCCACTTCCTCGCCCTggaatttccctacactggggcatcgagccttgacaggacccagggcctcacctcccactgatgccccacaaggccatcctctgctccatatgcagctagagccatgggtccctccatgtgtactctttgattgatggtttagtccctgggagctctggggttgatatttattgttcttcctaagagTTGCataccccttcagcttcttcagtcctttctctaactcttatTGGGGTCTCCtcgctcagtccaatggctggctgtgaacaTTCTCCATTGTATTTGTGAGACTCTggaagagcctcccaggagacagctctgataagctcctgtcagcaagcacttcttagcattagCAATGctgtctgggtttgctgtctgtatatgcgatggatccccaggtgaggcagtctctggatggcctttccttcagcctctgctccacactttgtctccatatttcctcccttgtgGTGTACTGGATAAGCAACAAGTGCCCCCATCTGTCAttgtatatattcacacacacacacacacacacacacacacacacacactgctctcatTAAATGAATCTCTGAGCCTTCACTTTTTCTATGAATCCATAATCACAACTTTTATGTGGGATAAACTCAttacattaaaaactaaaaaaaaaaaaaaagaagggatatTTGCTATTTGCTATTTTCTAAAGTTAGGGTGAAGAATTTAATATGCATTGGAAATATGGATGGAAAAACTTTATCAATGAATTTTACTTCTAGATtaaaagaatgtaaaattaacaaa
It encodes the following:
- the LOC116888732 gene encoding dystrophin-like produces the protein MITENINTSWGNILKRVSEREAALEETQRLLQQFPLDLEKFLAWITEAETTANVLQDASRKEKLLEDSRGVRELMKPWQVS